CCTGATCTGGCTTAGTGGCAAACCTTTAGCGCTGGCCTCACTCTGGTGGATCGGCTTTCTGACCCTGACCATCTTCGGTGAACGGCTGGAACTGGGCAGGCTGCGCCAGTTGCCGGTTCATGCGTTCTGGAGCTTTAGTCTGAGTGTCGGGTTGATCTGGTTGGGGCTGTTATGGTCATTGTTTGATTATGTCAATAGCTCGCGCATTGCCGGCCTCGGCCTGCTGGGCAGTGGGTTGTGGTTATTAGCCTATGACATCGGACGCCGGACGATTCGCCGGCCTGGATTACCCCGCTTCAGCGCGACCTGTATGCTCTCAGGCAGTGCGTGGCTGGCAATTGGTGGCCTGCTGATGGTGATGGTTGGCGGTGTCTATGGCGGCTTTCCTTACGACGCCATCCTGCACAGCGTCTTTGTCGGCTTTGTCTTTGCGATGATTTTTGGACATGCTCCGATCATCATTCCCGCTCTGCTGAAGGTGCCGTTGCGCTTTAGCAACTGGAGTTATCTGCCCCTGGGATTATTACACCTCTCACTGGTACTGCGTATGACCGGTGATCTGCTGATGGTGATCGAACTACGGCGCTGGGGTGGGATGTTGAATGCGGTGAGTATTGTGGTGTTTCTGTTGATCACAGCGGGGAGTGTACTCGTCGCCCGCCAACAGCGGGTGGCGGTAGCGCATGACCAAATTGGGGTTCAGTGATGAGCAGCTACCTGCTGCCAACGATGAATGTGCATCCAGGCACCAGGCTTCTCTTTCCGCCGTAATGTCATTATGCGATGCAGGTATATACTTATCCTTGATTTTTGATCTGTTCAGCAAACTGTTGAAAATCACTTATTCGATGAAGTAATTCATACAGTTGTTCAAGGTCAACAGAAACGTATTCAGGCACCAGAATATTGCGTAATCCGACTATACCACAAAGTGTATTGGCCAGATGATGATCAACATAGCCGGCACAGTGTAGAAGGTCTATACATTCAGCATATGTGGAGGGGATTCCCAGGTTATGCCGGCTAACAATCTGGCAACTTATATCAATTACCATCTGAATAGCTTCCAGAAAACCATAGCGCAGTGCCCACTCCAGATGTGTGTTCTGTCGCACATCGGCGAGAGAATACGTTTGCGCAAAACGCTGAAGCTCGCGCACAGTGGTTTCCAGCCGCTGTAATCGCTCTAACACGATCATCCCCCTTTGCCGAACTGCCCGCTCTCCAGACGCTCGCGAAAGGCATTCATCACCATCGTCCGTAGAAAGGATGTATCCAGATAGTGCAAGATAATCCTGGCCTTAACATCAGCAAAGATGTCGGGGTCTCGACAAAACAACAGTTTCCCTTCGGCAATAACCCGGTAGGCGAGCAGGGGATTACGTTCAAGCGCCACGTTTAGCACACATAGATCAACGGTTCGACCGAGCGCTGTCTCCAGGGAAGCAGCGAGTTTTCCCGTTTCCAGGAGTGACCAGGGACGGGTAACGTAGATGCCAATATCTGCATCGCTCCAGGGGTGCGCTGTATTTCTCGCCAGCGAACCGAAGAGCATAGCAAAAACAATTGAGTCATGGGCTTCCAGCAGA
This genomic window from Chloroflexus aurantiacus J-10-fl contains:
- the hepT gene encoding type VII toxin-antitoxin system HepT family RNase toxin, which translates into the protein MIVLERLQRLETTVRELQRFAQTYSLADVRQNTHLEWALRYGFLEAIQMVIDISCQIVSRHNLGIPSTYAECIDLLHCAGYVDHHLANTLCGIVGLRNILVPEYVSVDLEQLYELLHRISDFQQFAEQIKNQG
- the mntA gene encoding type VII toxin-antitoxin system MntA family adenylyltransferase antitoxin — translated: MTQLEQARDLLEAHDSIVFAMLFGSLARNTAHPWSDADIGIYVTRPWSLLETGKLAASLETALGRTVDLCVLNVALERNPLLAYRVIAEGKLLFCRDPDIFADVKARIILHYLDTSFLRTMVMNAFRERLESGQFGKGG